From Paenibacillus sp. GP183, one genomic window encodes:
- a CDS encoding ribonuclease H-like domain-containing protein, protein MSGLRERLSRFKKPEADRAPALASAAASAGEDWAKLGAHLETSAYGAFILRRRVYSLGSRHGRYQLEELADCVGELARFHQAAEVGLERLLFFDTETTGLGVGAGNVPFMVGIGYYTGDQFVVEQLFMRNPSEELAMLRYLQDKLSRYTHIVSYNGRSFDWPILKNRYVLNRLGFNDSALLQLDLLYSSRSLWRNCLPSCRLSSVEENILGFNRVGDVPGSMAPTLYFQYLAEKDARVLKGLFIHNEHDIVSLAALATHFGKLLSGEWEISSVSSEEAGKSANLSGIHTHAQDEETYRIGVWLDKMGRDDLAEAVFERLRSSMMERPLVSEGTAQAMLLLAAFYKKKGAYKRASQLWLRHIEGKKSGLSANLEPYIELAMYYEHREKDIQQALFYTEEAWTKLWRRRALSRLDKKQSEQELMLKHRLERLNLKLLQLQTKALQASNKGRSSLTLDPTAQAHYASGTANLRGHHTASVGSSKKRRNKPVYVMDSLI, encoded by the coding sequence GTGAGCGGGCTCCGCGAGCGGTTAAGCCGCTTCAAGAAGCCGGAAGCGGACCGGGCTCCGGCGCTTGCGTCCGCTGCGGCTTCCGCGGGCGAGGATTGGGCGAAGCTCGGCGCCCATCTGGAGACGAGCGCATACGGCGCCTTCATTTTGAGGCGCCGGGTTTACAGCCTTGGCAGCCGCCACGGCAGATATCAGCTGGAGGAGCTGGCTGATTGCGTGGGTGAGCTGGCGCGGTTTCATCAAGCAGCCGAGGTCGGGCTGGAGCGGCTGCTTTTCTTTGATACGGAGACGACCGGGCTTGGGGTCGGCGCGGGCAATGTGCCCTTCATGGTGGGCATCGGTTACTACACCGGGGATCAGTTTGTGGTGGAGCAGCTGTTCATGCGCAACCCCAGCGAGGAACTGGCCATGCTGCGCTATCTGCAGGATAAACTCAGCCGCTATACCCATATCGTGTCCTATAATGGACGCAGCTTTGACTGGCCGATCTTGAAAAACCGTTATGTGCTGAACCGGCTTGGGTTTAATGACAGCGCCTTGCTTCAGCTTGATTTGTTATATTCATCCAGAAGTCTTTGGAGGAACTGTTTGCCTTCCTGCAGACTTAGCAGTGTGGAAGAGAACATTCTTGGCTTTAACAGAGTGGGGGATGTGCCGGGCTCGATGGCACCGACGTTATATTTTCAATATTTGGCGGAAAAAGATGCTCGGGTGTTGAAGGGTTTGTTTATACATAATGAACACGACATCGTGAGCTTAGCCGCGCTGGCCACCCATTTTGGGAAGCTGCTAAGCGGGGAGTGGGAGATCAGCTCAGTCAGCTCCGAAGAAGCCGGCAAATCCGCTAATCTGAGCGGCATCCATACGCATGCACAAGACGAAGAAACCTACCGCATCGGTGTTTGGCTGGATAAGATGGGGCGGGACGATCTGGCCGAGGCTGTGTTTGAGCGCTTGCGTTCAAGCATGATGGAGAGACCGCTCGTTTCTGAGGGGACTGCTCAAGCCATGCTGCTGCTCGCTGCCTTCTATAAGAAAAAAGGCGCGTATAAGCGAGCCTCACAGCTTTGGCTGCGGCATATTGAAGGGAAAAAGAGCGGCTTGTCGGCGAACCTAGAGCCTTATATAGAGCTGGCCATGTATTATGAGCATCGCGAGAAAGATATCCAGCAAGCCCTTTTTTATACCGAAGAGGCATGGACCAAGCTTTGGCGCAGAAGAGCATTGTCACGATTGGACAAGAAACAGTCGGAGCAGGAGCTCATGCTTAAACATCGATTGGAGCGTCTGAATTTGAAGCTGCTGCAGCTGCAAACCAAAGCGTTACAAGCTAGCAATAAGGGGAGGAGCAGCTTGACTCTTGATCCAACAGCCCAGGCCCATTATGCATCGGGGACTGCAAATCTGCGAGGGCATCATACAGCATCTGTAGGCTCAAGCAAAAAGCGGCGCAATAAGCCTGTTTATGTCATGGACAGCTTAATTTGA
- a CDS encoding DEAD/DEAH box helicase, giving the protein MNPLTGKMSSINEMIDWIRKSPEIMSQVTYWHTIPPREAKLVDFPLGLHESIRDALKHRNIHQIYTHQAESFREALSGNHVVTVTPTASGKTFCYNLPVLQKILENDSARALYLFPTKALAQDQVAELQEMVDFMGVDFKTHTYDGDTPPTVRQAIRNAGHIVVTNPDMLHSAILPHHTKWVKLFENLSYVVIDEVHTYRGVFGSHVANVIRRLKRICRFYGSNPRFICASATIDNPKEHTERLIGEQVALVDNNGAPAGEKHFAFYNPPVVNQQLGIRKSSVLETRKLAGTLLRSGIQTIVFARSRVRVEILLTYLQELVAHELGSKSIRGYRGGYLPKLRREIERGLRSGEIRGVVSTNALELGIDIGQLQACVLNGYPGTIASTWQQSGRAGRRQESSLTILVASSNPLDQYLIQNPQYFFERPPEQARIHPDNLIILVDHVKCAAYELPFEAGEQFGGEPLRDILDFLTEEQVLHTVQDRWYWMEQSFPAHNISLRSATQENFVIIDITNPVHRVIGEVDRFGAPTLIHEEAIYLHEGVQFQVEKLDYEEKKAFIRQVNVDYYTDANLAVELKVLHVNREVKEGGLLREFGDVTVNAKPTIFKKIRLHTHENIGSGPIHLPEEELHTSSYWFTFDESMTSGKTTNDVQFALLGIANVLAHIAPLYLMCDPMDIRVVPQVKAMHSKLPTVFFYDHYPGGVGLSERLYEVHGQLMRQARGLITACGCLSGCPACVGPIEEVGLLGKQLALELLTQLEGGAR; this is encoded by the coding sequence ATGAATCCTTTAACAGGCAAGATGTCTTCCATCAACGAAATGATTGATTGGATCCGTAAATCCCCGGAGATTATGTCTCAGGTTACTTATTGGCATACAATACCCCCGCGCGAGGCGAAGCTGGTTGATTTCCCGCTTGGCCTGCATGAGAGCATACGCGATGCCCTCAAGCATAGAAACATTCATCAAATCTATACACACCAAGCCGAGTCCTTTCGAGAGGCATTGAGCGGCAATCATGTCGTGACTGTGACGCCTACTGCATCGGGCAAAACCTTCTGCTATAACCTTCCTGTTCTGCAGAAGATACTGGAGAACGACAGCGCCCGCGCGCTTTATTTATTTCCGACCAAGGCTTTGGCGCAAGATCAGGTTGCGGAGCTGCAGGAAATGGTTGATTTCATGGGAGTCGATTTCAAAACTCACACGTATGACGGAGACACTCCGCCAACCGTAAGGCAGGCCATCCGCAATGCCGGGCATATCGTGGTGACGAATCCGGATATGCTTCATTCCGCAATTCTGCCGCATCACACCAAATGGGTTAAGCTGTTCGAGAATCTCAGCTATGTGGTGATTGATGAGGTGCATACCTATCGCGGCGTCTTTGGCAGTCATGTCGCCAATGTAATCCGCAGATTGAAGCGAATCTGCCGTTTTTACGGCTCCAATCCGCGTTTCATCTGTGCATCGGCGACGATTGACAACCCGAAGGAGCATACCGAGCGCTTGATTGGCGAGCAAGTGGCGCTTGTCGACAATAACGGCGCTCCGGCCGGGGAGAAGCACTTCGCGTTCTATAATCCGCCGGTCGTCAACCAGCAGCTTGGCATCCGCAAGAGCTCGGTGCTGGAGACGCGGAAGCTGGCTGGAACCCTGCTGCGCAGCGGGATCCAGACCATTGTATTTGCGCGAAGCCGCGTGCGGGTCGAGATCCTTCTGACCTATCTGCAGGAGCTTGTAGCGCATGAGCTGGGCAGCAAATCGATCCGCGGTTACCGCGGGGGCTATCTCCCGAAGCTGCGCCGGGAGATCGAAAGGGGCCTCCGCAGCGGCGAAATCCGCGGCGTGGTCAGCACGAACGCGCTGGAGCTGGGCATCGACATCGGCCAGCTGCAAGCGTGCGTGCTCAACGGCTATCCAGGCACGATAGCCAGCACCTGGCAGCAGTCCGGGCGCGCCGGACGCCGCCAGGAAAGCTCGCTGACGATACTCGTCGCGAGCAGCAACCCGCTGGATCAATATTTGATCCAGAATCCGCAGTACTTCTTCGAGCGCCCGCCGGAGCAGGCGCGCATTCACCCGGACAACCTGATCATTCTGGTGGATCATGTGAAGTGCGCCGCTTATGAGCTGCCATTTGAAGCGGGAGAACAATTCGGCGGGGAGCCGCTTAGGGACATCCTCGATTTCCTGACGGAGGAGCAGGTGCTCCACACCGTTCAGGACCGCTGGTACTGGATGGAGCAGTCATTCCCGGCTCATAATATTTCTCTGCGCTCTGCAACGCAGGAGAATTTTGTCATTATTGATATTACCAATCCTGTCCATCGCGTGATTGGCGAGGTGGATCGTTTCGGGGCGCCGACGTTGATCCATGAGGAAGCCATTTATCTTCACGAAGGCGTCCAGTTTCAGGTGGAGAAGCTGGATTATGAAGAGAAAAAGGCGTTCATTCGTCAAGTCAACGTCGATTATTACACAGACGCCAACTTAGCTGTAGAGCTTAAGGTGCTGCATGTGAACCGCGAAGTCAAAGAGGGCGGTCTGCTCCGTGAATTTGGGGATGTTACCGTGAATGCGAAGCCGACAATATTTAAGAAAATCCGGCTGCATACGCACGAGAATATTGGCTCAGGTCCGATCCATTTGCCTGAGGAGGAGCTGCACACCAGCTCCTATTGGTTCACCTTCGACGAGTCGATGACTTCAGGGAAAACCACGAACGATGTCCAGTTCGCCCTGCTGGGCATCGCTAACGTGCTGGCGCACATAGCGCCGCTGTACCTGATGTGCGACCCGATGGACATTCGGGTCGTGCCGCAGGTGAAGGCCATGCACAGCAAGCTGCCGACCGTCTTCTTCTACGACCACTACCCGGGAGGAGTCGGCCTCAGCGAGCGGCTCTACGAGGTGCACGGGCAGCTGATGCGGCAAGCGCGCGGCCTGATCACCGCCTGCGGTTGCCTGAGCGGCTGCCCGGCTTGCGTCGGGCCGATCGAAGAGGTCGGCCTGCTCGGCAAGCAGTTGGCGCTGGAGCTGCTGACGCAGCTCGAAGGCGGTGCCCGGTGA
- a CDS encoding PLP-dependent aminotransferase family protein, whose protein sequence is MDTKLLFKQVYDYIMTRIDRGELKAHDKLPSIRLLASELQIHRLTVFRAYQMLKQDGKAYVREKSGYYVSTDDPEQELYEQTAIRPIEAPSHLKNYLSEIQRIPVVYQFSQSLIDPSLLPNLYLSEYVKKVFDIYPKLMGTYSSVQGDEELRDVLCRYMVRQLRVHLTANNLLITTGAQQAIDLLSRLFIRPMDAILVERPTYSAALDIFRQQGARFLDVEISPEGYDLDKVEMLMREYKPRFFYMNPTFHNPTGYTVPSAQRKHLVELAERYRCLLIEDDVFHDMYFEVPPPKPVFAYDTEGWVVYIRSFSKYVAPGLRICAVIGQPSVIEPLITAKSLADNGSPLVNQKIFLHYFQSERMQQHLEKLRIALQIRRDIMEEELASTGWTWVTPNGGLNLWIKLPDGLTVGTIRSESIRQSISFVPGTLFDPLREMQGWIRLSYSFVNEACLRDGTRRLADIAKRFK, encoded by the coding sequence ATGGACACCAAACTGCTTTTTAAACAAGTTTATGATTACATAATGACCCGAATTGATCGAGGTGAGTTGAAAGCACATGACAAACTTCCATCGATTCGGCTTCTCGCGAGTGAATTGCAAATCCATCGGTTAACGGTTTTCCGAGCTTATCAGATGCTTAAACAGGATGGAAAGGCCTATGTAAGAGAAAAGTCCGGTTATTATGTAAGCACAGATGATCCGGAGCAAGAGCTCTACGAGCAAACCGCTATCCGACCAATTGAAGCTCCAAGTCACTTGAAAAACTATTTATCCGAAATTCAAAGAATACCGGTCGTTTATCAGTTTTCCCAATCTTTAATCGATCCGAGCTTGCTGCCGAACCTTTATCTGTCTGAATATGTCAAGAAAGTGTTCGATATTTACCCGAAGCTAATGGGAACTTACTCCAGTGTGCAAGGTGACGAGGAGCTTCGCGACGTACTTTGCCGATATATGGTTCGTCAGCTGAGGGTTCATTTGACAGCAAACAATCTGCTCATTACGACAGGGGCACAGCAGGCCATAGATTTGCTTTCCCGATTATTCATCAGGCCCATGGATGCCATTTTGGTTGAACGTCCGACTTACAGCGCTGCTTTAGATATTTTCCGTCAGCAGGGCGCACGTTTTCTTGACGTTGAAATTAGCCCTGAAGGCTATGATTTGGACAAAGTCGAGATGCTGATGAGAGAGTATAAACCGCGGTTTTTTTACATGAATCCTACCTTTCATAATCCGACGGGTTATACAGTTCCTTCTGCTCAGCGAAAGCACCTGGTCGAGCTTGCTGAACGATACAGATGTCTGCTGATTGAAGACGATGTGTTTCATGATATGTATTTCGAAGTGCCTCCTCCCAAGCCTGTGTTTGCTTATGATACGGAGGGGTGGGTGGTCTATATCCGCAGCTTTAGCAAGTATGTGGCGCCGGGTTTGCGTATTTGCGCTGTAATCGGACAGCCGTCCGTGATCGAGCCGCTCATCACAGCCAAATCTCTTGCCGACAATGGGTCGCCGCTGGTGAATCAGAAAATATTTTTGCATTATTTTCAATCGGAAAGAATGCAGCAGCATTTGGAGAAACTGCGGATCGCCCTGCAAATCAGAAGAGACATCATGGAAGAAGAATTAGCATCTACCGGCTGGACATGGGTTACCCCAAACGGCGGACTTAACTTATGGATCAAGCTGCCTGACGGGTTGACAGTGGGAACAATCCGAAGCGAAAGCATTCGGCAGTCCATTTCATTCGTTCCAGGAACCCTGTTTGATCCTCTGCGTGAAATGCAAGGATGGATACGATTAAGCTATTCTTTTGTCAATGAAGCCTGTTTGCGGGATGGGACAAGACGGCTGGCGGACATCGCGAAACGCTTCAAGTAG
- a CDS encoding EamA family transporter, translating to MIIINYLLVCLVFGTTFLAIKIGVDASGPPFFLAGLRFFSAGLILFLWMIWRKKAKFALLLRKEMLFTGIGLTFGTFSTLYWAEQYVASGIAAVLSATGPIMILILQIVVLRQRSTIRSTFGCIIGFAGVFLLLLPKLTVSVSLLWAVGCIAILIGELSYCAGALYSKGVIQSLPDASPIALNAVQMMYGGVLLLVLSLFTEQVHLKSLMSASVIGSLLYLIVIGSMVGHSLFYWLVAKTNPVFPATWLYISPLIALGFGALFYQETITWITAIGVVTIIVGTVLANLDSLLPLILRSKTSSVTLRKPV from the coding sequence ATGATCATTATTAATTATCTGCTGGTATGTCTTGTATTTGGAACCACGTTTCTGGCTATTAAAATCGGAGTCGATGCTTCAGGTCCGCCATTCTTTCTAGCCGGGTTGCGTTTTTTCAGCGCTGGCTTAATTCTGTTTCTTTGGATGATTTGGAGGAAAAAAGCAAAATTCGCCTTGCTGCTTCGCAAAGAAATGCTGTTTACGGGAATTGGTCTGACATTCGGAACTTTCTCGACCTTATACTGGGCCGAACAATATGTGGCTTCAGGAATTGCTGCCGTACTGTCGGCAACTGGCCCGATCATGATTCTTATTTTACAAATTGTTGTTTTAAGGCAAAGATCGACGATTCGTTCTACATTTGGCTGTATCATTGGATTTGCTGGAGTATTCTTGCTGCTGCTTCCAAAGCTTACAGTATCCGTTAGTCTCTTGTGGGCTGTCGGTTGCATCGCTATTTTAATTGGCGAGCTTTCCTATTGTGCAGGAGCACTATACTCCAAAGGTGTTATTCAGAGCCTCCCTGATGCTTCACCCATTGCTCTAAATGCTGTTCAGATGATGTATGGAGGTGTGTTGCTGCTAGTACTGTCATTATTTACTGAACAGGTTCATTTAAAGAGCTTAATGTCGGCAAGCGTGATTGGATCACTTCTCTATTTAATCGTCATCGGTTCCATGGTAGGGCACAGCCTTTTCTACTGGCTTGTCGCCAAAACGAATCCTGTCTTTCCTGCAACATGGCTTTACATATCCCCGCTAATTGCTCTTGGCTTTGGAGCCCTGTTCTATCAAGAGACCATCACTTGGATTACTGCTATTGGAGTTGTTACGATTATTGTCGGAACGGTACTGGCCAATCTGGATAGTTTATTGCCGTTGATCCTTAGATCGAAAACATCTTCTGTAACCTTACGGAAACCTGTATAA
- a CDS encoding nitroreductase family protein, which yields MSSAITKEIEAHRQPDHEIHPQFLTRWSPRAFKEQEVPDDVLHSVFEAARWAPSGSNLQPWRYIIAHTPEQRSRFLEFINPFNVEWCQKAPVLAVVASQTKAANGNHNGSHAFDAGTSWGYLALEAANQGLITHAMGGFDKAKAREILHVPDEYELHAVIAIGYRGPKESLSERYLNREFPSSRNPVSDMVFEADFGQKWS from the coding sequence ATGAGTTCAGCAATAACAAAGGAAATTGAAGCCCACAGACAACCCGATCATGAAATCCATCCGCAATTTTTGACACGTTGGTCACCAAGAGCCTTTAAGGAGCAAGAAGTCCCGGATGATGTGCTTCACAGTGTATTCGAAGCAGCGCGTTGGGCGCCATCCGGCAGCAATCTTCAGCCTTGGCGGTATATCATCGCACATACTCCTGAGCAGCGCAGCAGATTTTTGGAGTTTATCAATCCTTTTAATGTCGAATGGTGCCAAAAAGCTCCGGTGCTTGCTGTTGTGGCTTCCCAAACCAAAGCAGCAAACGGTAATCATAATGGATCTCATGCCTTTGATGCAGGAACCTCTTGGGGCTATCTGGCTCTGGAAGCCGCCAATCAAGGCTTGATCACCCATGCAATGGGCGGTTTCGATAAAGCCAAAGCCCGTGAGATTCTTCACGTTCCGGATGAATATGAGCTGCACGCAGTCATTGCCATTGGCTATCGCGGCCCGAAAGAATCGCTGTCGGAGAGATATCTGAACCGTGAATTCCCTTCTTCTCGCAATCCTGTAAGCGATATGGTGTTTGAGGCAGATTTCGGACAAAAATGGTCATGA
- a CDS encoding LrgB family protein, whose amino-acid sequence MNVPEWITNPIFGVAVSVLAYSGALLIQQCWKWLHPLIVCSGFIILILLLFHIPYEAYRVGGDMLTVLLGPATVALGVPLYKNAGLIKQHFTRIFIAVTAGSAAGIASSAALVGFLGGSREILLSMMPKSVTSPIAIEISRHLGGLPELTAVLTVLTGLFGSMFGTKILHWFGMKDGVSIGIAIGTAAHGIGTARLLKDSETRGGLSGFAMGLAGIITSLLFIPIYLWFK is encoded by the coding sequence ATGAACGTGCCTGAATGGATTACCAATCCGATATTCGGTGTTGCTGTCAGCGTCTTGGCTTATTCCGGTGCGTTATTGATCCAACAGTGCTGGAAATGGCTGCATCCGCTTATTGTTTGCTCCGGGTTTATTATTTTGATTCTGCTTCTCTTTCATATTCCTTATGAGGCTTATAGAGTTGGGGGAGACATGCTTACTGTTTTGCTGGGTCCTGCCACAGTAGCTCTTGGGGTTCCATTGTATAAAAACGCCGGTCTGATCAAACAACATTTCACTCGTATCTTTATCGCTGTAACAGCAGGCTCGGCAGCAGGTATCGCTAGTTCTGCTGCTTTAGTGGGATTCCTCGGCGGAAGCCGGGAAATCCTGCTTAGCATGATGCCCAAATCGGTAACTTCGCCAATTGCGATTGAGATCTCGCGTCATTTGGGAGGATTGCCGGAGCTTACCGCAGTGCTAACCGTTTTAACCGGACTTTTTGGCAGTATGTTCGGAACGAAGATATTGCATTGGTTCGGAATGAAAGACGGGGTTTCGATTGGCATTGCCATCGGTACTGCAGCTCATGGGATAGGAACTGCAAGACTGCTAAAAGATTCGGAAACCCGAGGGGGCCTGAGTGGATTCGCCATGGGCTTAGCCGGTATTATTACCTCCCTATTATTCATACCGATTTATTTGTGGTTTAAATAA
- a CDS encoding CidA/LrgA family protein: MLGFAILLGFNLIGVWLQMSLHFPLPGNVIGLILFTGALFARLIKLEWVETTASWLTGHLMLFFTPIVVGTMVFFPLIGSNWLSIGIGLAGSTMAVLLVTGFITSKLRSSESEGGAE, encoded by the coding sequence ATGCTAGGATTCGCTATATTACTAGGCTTTAATCTAATAGGTGTCTGGCTTCAAATGAGCCTCCATTTTCCGCTTCCCGGCAATGTGATTGGCCTTATTCTATTTACTGGCGCGCTCTTTGCCAGGCTGATCAAGCTGGAATGGGTAGAGACGACTGCATCTTGGCTTACAGGCCATCTGATGCTTTTCTTTACGCCTATTGTGGTTGGAACCATGGTCTTTTTCCCGTTGATAGGATCAAATTGGTTATCGATTGGCATTGGATTAGCAGGCAGCACCATGGCTGTCTTACTAGTAACCGGCTTTATCACCTCCAAGCTGCGAAGTTCAGAGTCTGAAGGTGGTGCAGAATGA
- the tlp gene encoding small acid-soluble spore protein Tlp translates to MAKPDNREDNEEHLQEHIDHTIGNLHEAKDYLDEHADEITEEEKQSIEAKNERREESIQAFIEEKRDESKR, encoded by the coding sequence ATGGCAAAACCGGATAACCGCGAAGATAACGAAGAGCATCTGCAAGAGCATATCGATCATACGATAGGTAATCTGCACGAAGCCAAAGACTACCTGGACGAGCACGCGGATGAAATCACAGAGGAAGAGAAGCAATCCATTGAAGCTAAGAACGAACGGCGAGAAGAGAGCATTCAAGCTTTCATTGAAGAAAAACGCGACGAATCGAAGCGTTAA
- the rnz gene encoding ribonuclease Z: protein MKLYFLGTGAGMPSKQRNVTSIALDLLAERGVYWLFDCGEGTQQRMMYSPVKLSKTEKLFITHMHGDHIYGIPGLLTSRSYQGGETSLTVYGPKGIRSFIENALSLSDAHLSYSLDIVEIEREGLLFEDDGFVVETGKLQHRVESFGYRIVERDQPGKLKHAQLAALGVASGPIYGKLKQGKTVELEDGRILNGADFVGPPCKGRRVTILGDTKYCSNAVLLAQGADVLVHEATFAKERQELADAFDHSTTLDAARTAQEAGVKDMIMTHISSRYQEEEEVMLLQEARSVHSSSHLARDLWGFEIEKTPIEC, encoded by the coding sequence GTGAAATTGTATTTTTTAGGAACTGGAGCAGGCATGCCCTCCAAGCAGCGCAATGTCACTTCGATTGCACTGGACCTGCTTGCTGAACGAGGGGTTTATTGGCTGTTCGATTGCGGAGAAGGCACCCAGCAGCGAATGATGTATTCTCCTGTAAAGCTTAGCAAAACCGAAAAGCTGTTTATAACCCATATGCATGGCGATCATATATATGGCATTCCCGGCCTGTTGACAAGCCGGTCCTATCAAGGCGGGGAGACGTCGCTTACAGTTTACGGACCGAAAGGGATTCGCAGCTTTATAGAGAATGCGCTGTCATTGAGTGATGCTCATTTGTCTTATTCACTGGACATAGTTGAGATTGAGCGGGAAGGCCTTCTTTTTGAGGATGATGGATTTGTAGTGGAAACAGGCAAGCTCCAGCACCGGGTTGAAAGCTTCGGCTACCGCATCGTGGAACGTGACCAGCCTGGGAAGCTGAAGCATGCCCAATTAGCGGCTCTTGGTGTAGCGTCCGGTCCGATTTACGGGAAGCTCAAGCAAGGTAAAACGGTTGAGCTGGAAGACGGCCGAATCTTGAATGGCGCTGATTTTGTCGGACCGCCTTGCAAGGGCAGAAGGGTCACGATTCTCGGCGATACGAAATATTGCAGCAATGCGGTTCTTTTGGCTCAGGGAGCCGATGTGCTGGTCCATGAGGCTACTTTTGCCAAGGAACGCCAGGAGTTAGCCGACGCCTTTGATCACTCCACGACCCTTGATGCAGCTCGCACGGCGCAAGAAGCCGGTGTCAAAGACATGATAATGACGCATATCAGCTCGCGTTATCAGGAGGAAGAAGAAGTTATGCTGCTGCAGGAAGCGAGAAGCGTCCACTCAAGCAGTCATTTGGCCAGAGATTTGTGGGGCTTTGAAATAGAAAAAACACCCATCGAATGCTGA